Genomic DNA from Theropithecus gelada isolate Dixy chromosome 1, Tgel_1.0, whole genome shotgun sequence:
CTGATTTGGAATATGGCAAAAAATGTGCCATATCATATTCTTACCAAAACATTTGCTCTGATTGGTGGCCCGGTCAACAAAGACTTTGGCTGAGATGACATGGCCAAAGGGGACAAACATCTGGAGGATTTCTGAGTCAGTGAACTCCTGGGGCAGGTGGTAGATGAAGATATTGCAGCCATCAGGGCCTGGGTGGCggcagagacagaagaaagagCTCAGTGACTGGGAGGCGCACACTCCAGGAGCAAAGGTCCCAGGGAAAGCAGATCCTGGGAGGGCCCTCCAGTCCCAGTCCTCGACAGTGTGGGCCAAGCCACCCCCTCTCCACTTGCTTTCATCATGACACGTGGGCAAGAGCTGGGCTCAGCACAGGGCAATAGGGAGTCCCCAAGCCCATAACGAGGGCATTCCAATCTCCCAAGGCCCCAGGCAGTACCTTctctttgctgctgctgttgctgttgctgctgctgctgctgctgctgctgttgagGGGGTGGTGGGGGCTGCTGGGCGACCAGGGCTGGAGGCTGCGGGAATGCAGGCGCCACCAGGCTGTAGGCTGCTGGGTAGgctgctggggtggggaggacagaGAGGCTGATGGGGCTTCCCTGGCTTCTTAAGCCCTCCCAGCCAACCCTGTCTCCCTTCCCCTAGCCCAGGCCAGTGGCAGCTGCAGGGCTGAGAGGTTGTCAGGGAAGGAGCTGCCTCAGACCCCTGGGTGTGCTGCCCTTAAAGACCCCTCCCCACAGTTGGGCTTGTCAGTAAAGCCTGAAGAGGGTGATTGGCAGGGAGCCAAGAAGCCGAGACCCAGTTACTGGGCCTCTTTTCCTCCTGCTGCCCCTCCCACCTGAGCAGGGGCCCGGGCTAGGGCGCCTCACCTGTGTAGTGCTGCATCCCCGCGTAGGCCTGCTGCAGGGGGTCCACGGGAGCTGCGGGGCTCTGGGCTGGGGAGAGCAGCACAGACCATGAGCGTGGACGTGGCATGCAGTGGGAGCCCCCagtgcctctctgggcctctgggccGAGGCCAGGCAGGTGGGGAGCAGAGCTTCTCTGGGCATGGGGTGTGAAGTGAGAAGATGGAAATGCACAAAGCAGTGGGAAGAGGGGAAAGAGCCCAGCATTAGGAAGACTTGGGTCTGACTGTCTTGCAACCCTGGACAGGTCGCTTCACTGCTCTACACCTCAGCTTCTTGGCTGAGCCCAACAGGAAGGATCATCCCCGCCCAGGATGGCAGGGCAGGAGGAAGCACCTGTAACCCCCACAGCTGGAAGGGAAGGTGTGTCCTGCCTCCCTAATGGGAGTGGTGGCTTAGATGGTTGCTGGGATGGGGTGGGCTGGCAGAGAGTCCCACCTGGGTAGGGGTGAACCCCGTTGGGATACAGAGCATCAGGGGCAGGCTGCCCAGTGGGCTGAGTGGGCACCGGGCTGTAGCCGTTGACGCCCAGGGCAGCCGGAATGGCAGAGACAGGCGTGGCAGCGATGGCAGGAGGGGTGCTGGTTCCTGGGGAGGAGAAAGCGACAGGGACAGAGCAGAggagcagacacacacacacacacacacacacacacacacacacgtgcacgcgcAGAGAACCAGTCAGGAAGTCTGCAGGCGGAGGGGAGGAAGTAGGCCACTCTGACCCCTGAGTCCCTCCTAGACCCCGAGGCTTCCCTGAGCAATGCCCTGTGCCTCTCCCTACCCCTACCACGCTTAGCTCCCTTGCCCAGCCTTGCCCAGGCCATACCTGAGGATGGGGTGATGGGGGTGGCGATGAGGCCATTGGCATTGATGGCAGCCATGTGCTGCATCTGCACAGCAGCCATGGTGGCCATGGGGCTGAGGTAGGCACTGTGAGCCGCTACCAGGGCCGCCTGCTGCTGCATCagctggggggaggggagaggagagtggGGCAGGCCTCCTGTGCCCCAGCCTGgctccctcccagccctgggtCTTGGCATCAGAAGGGTGGGGGCAAGATACTGGGAGTCAGGAGGGCTGGCCCGGCATTGGGGGCAGTGCTCACGGCCTGGGTGTAGGCGCTGTAGGCTCCGAACTGGAGGGCGATGGGGCTGAACATGCCCAGCTGGGTGGCCACCTGCTGCATGCGGCGGAGACCCCGCTCCTTCTCAGTGTCAGCAAACTTCACCACCAGGCTGGACGAGGCACCCTGGGCACGGGCCCGCACACAGGTCAGAGGTGCAGGGTCAGGGTCTCTCCTCCCCAGAGCCCTCAGGACCTGGTCTCCATTCCACCCCCATGGCATGGCATGGCCTCTCTGAGAGGGCGGCCACCATTTTGCATATGACAGATGGAGAGATTTTAATCCCACCCTCTCCCTGTGCTAGGATGTGCTAGAAGCTAGAAGAAAAATTGAGGAATGTGAAGGCATATGCTTGGAAAGTGAAAGACCTACTAGAATGGAAAGGGCATCATTGGCTTCTCTGTGAGGACTCTGAACTGGAAATCATCCCCACCCCAGGTCGCCACAGCAAATGTTTAATCTCAGGCTAGTCTTCCCTTGTAGCTGCCCTGCGTGCCTTACCACGACTTCTGCCCCCACACCCCAGTCCTCATGGTGTGCCTCAAATCTTAATACTAGTCTGAGCTGAATAAAAGCCAAATTAGAGCATCTGCAAGGACGATGGTAGAATCCTAGAATCTCAAAGCTGGAAGGGGCATAGGGTCATTGGACACAGTTCT
This window encodes:
- the CELF3 gene encoding CUGBP Elav-like family member 3 isoform X14; translation: MKEPDAIKLFVGQIPRHLEEKDLKPIFEQFGRIFELTVIKDKYTGLHKGCAFLTYCARDSALKAQSALHEQKTLPGMNRPIQVKPADSESRGEDRKLFVGMLGKQQTDEDVRKMFEPFGTIDECTVLRGPDGTSKGCAFVKFQTHAEAQAAINTLHSSRTLPGASSSLVVKFADTEKERGLRRMQQVATQLGMFSPIALQFGAYSAYTQALMQQQAALVAAHSAYLSPMATMAAVQMQHMAAINANGLIATPITPSSGTSTPPAIAATPVSAIPAALGVNGYSPVPTQPTGQPAPDALYPNGVHPYPAQSPAAPVDPLQQAYAGMQHYTAAYPAAYSLVAPAFPQPPALQQQQQREGPDGCNIFIYHLPQEFTDSEILQMFVPFGFVSFDNPASAQAAIQAMNGFQIGMKRLKVQLKRPKDANRPY
- the CELF3 gene encoding CUGBP Elav-like family member 3 isoform X3, which encodes MKEPDAIKLFVGQIPRHLEEKDLKPIFEQFGRIFELTVIKDKYTGLHKGCAFLTYCARDSALKAQSALHEQKTLPGMNRPIQVKPADSESRGEDRKLFVGMLGKQQTDEDVRKMFEPFGTIDECTVLRGPDGTSKGCAFVKFQTHAEAQAAINTLHSSRTLPGASSSLVVKFADTEKERGLRRMQQVATQLGMFSPIALQFGAYSAYTQALMQQQAALVAAHSAYLSPMATMAAVQMQHMAAINANGLIATPITPSSGTSTPPAIAATPVSAIPAALGVNGYSPVPTQPTGQPAPDALYPNGVHPYPAQSPAAPVDPLQQAYAGMQHYTAYPAAYSLVAPAFPQPPALVAQQPPPPPQQQQQQQQQQQQQQQQREGPDGCNIFIYHLPQEFTDSEILQMFVPFGHVISAKVFVDRATNQSKCFGFVSFDNPASAQAAIQAMNGFQIGMKRLKVQLKRPKDANRPY
- the CELF3 gene encoding CUGBP Elav-like family member 3 isoform X16 → MKEPDAIKLFVGQIPRHLEEKDLKPIFEQFGRIFELTVIKDKYTGLHKGCAFLTYCARDSALKAQSALHEQKTLPGMNRPIQVKPADSESRGDRKLFVGMLGKQQTDEDVRKMFEPFGTIDECTVLRGPDGTSKGCAFVKFQTHAEAQAAINTLHSSRTLPGASSSLVVKFADTEKERGLRRMQQVATQLGMFSPIALQFGAYSAYTQALMQQQAALVAAHSAYLSPMATMAAVQMQHMAAINANGLIATPITPSSGTSTPPAIAATPVSAIPAALGVNGYSPVPTQPTGQPAPDALYPNGVHPYPAQSPAAPVDPLQQAYAGMQHYTAAYPAAYSLVAPAFPQPPALQQQQQREGPDGCNIFIYHLPQEFTDSEILQMFVPFGFVSFDNPASAQAAIQAMNGFQIGMKRLKVQLKRPKDANRPY
- the CELF3 gene encoding CUGBP Elav-like family member 3 isoform X8; this encodes MKEPDAIKLFVGQIPRHLEEKDLKPIFEQFGRIFELTVIKDKYTGLHKGCAFLTYCARDSALKAQSALHEQKTLPGMNRPIQVKPADSESRGGRFCAFGLCSSPPPEDRKLFVGMLGKQQTDEDVRKMFEPFGTIDECTVLRGPDGTSKGCAFVKFQTHAEAQAAINTLHSSRTLPGASSSLVVKFADTEKERGLRRMQQVATQLGMFSPIALQFGAYSAYTQALMQQQAALVAAHSAYLSPMATMAAVQMQHMAAINANGLIATPITPSSGTSTPPAIAATPVSAIPAALGVNGYSPVPTQPTGQPAPDALYPNGVHPYPAQSPAAPVDPLQQAYAGMQHYTGPAAYPAAYSLVAPAFPQPPALQQQQQREGPDGCNIFIYHLPQEFTDSEILQMFVPFGFVSFDNPASAQAAIQAMNGFQIGMKRLKVQLKRPKDANRPY
- the CELF3 gene encoding CUGBP Elav-like family member 3 isoform X15, encoding MKEPDAIKLFVGQIPRHLEEKDLKPIFEQFGRIFELTVIKDKYTGLHKGCAFLTYCARDSALKAQSALHEQKTLPGMNRPIQVKPADSESRGDRKLFVGMLGKQQTDEDVRKMFEPFGTIDECTVLRGPDGTSKGCAFVKFQTHAEAQAAINTLHSSRTLPGASSSLVVKFADTEKERGLRRMQQVATQLGMFSPIALQFGAYSAYTQLMQQQAALVAAHSAYLSPMATMAAVQMQHMAAINANGLIATPITPSSGTSTPPAIAATPVSAIPAALGVNGYSPVPTQPTGQPAPDALYPNGVHPYPAQSPAAPVDPLQQAYAGMQHYTGPAAYPAAYSLVAPAFPQPPALQQQQQREGPDGCNIFIYHLPQEFTDSEILQMFVPFGFVSFDNPASAQAAIQAMNGFQIGMKRLKVQLKRPKDANRPY
- the CELF3 gene encoding CUGBP Elav-like family member 3 isoform X1, whose amino-acid sequence is MKEPDAIKLFVGQIPRHLEEKDLKPIFEQFGRIFELTVIKDKYTGLHKGCAFLTYCARDSALKAQSALHEQKTLPGMNRPIQVKPADSESRGEDRKLFVGMLGKQQTDEDVRKMFEPFGTIDECTVLRGPDGTSKGCAFVKFQTHAEAQAAINTLHSSRTLPGASSSLVVKFADTEKERGLRRMQQVATQLGMFSPIALQFGAYSAYTQALMQQQAALVAAHSAYLSPMATMAAVQMQHMAAINANGLIATPITPSSGTSTPPAIAATPVSAIPAALGVNGYSPVPTQPTGQPAPDALYPNGVHPYPAQSPAAPVDPLQQAYAGMQHYTAAYPAAYSLVAPAFPQPPALVAQQPPPPPQQQQQQQQQQQQQQQQREGPDGCNIFIYHLPQEFTDSEILQMFVPFGHVISAKVFVDRATNQSKCFGFVSFDNPASAQAAIQAMNGFQIGMKRLKVQLKRPKDANRPY
- the CELF3 gene encoding CUGBP Elav-like family member 3 isoform X9 — protein: MKEPDAIKLFVGQIPRHLEEKDLKPIFEQFGRIFELTVIKDKYTGLHKGCAFLTYCARDSALKAQSALHEQKTLPGMNRPIQVKPADSESRGGRFCAFGLCSSPPPEDRKLFVGMLGKQQTDEDVRKMFEPFGTIDECTVLRGPDGTSKGCAFVKFQTHAEAQAAINTLHSSRTLPGASSSLVVKFADTEKERGLRRMQQVATQLGMFSPIALQFGAYSAYTQLMQQQAALVAAHSAYLSPMATMAAVQMQHMAAINANGLIATPITPSSGTSTPPAIAATPVSAIPAALGVNGYSPVPTQPTGQPAPDALYPNGVHPYPAQSPAAPVDPLQQAYAGMQHYTGPAAYPAAYSLVAPAFPQPPALQQQQQREGPDGCNIFIYHLPQEFTDSEILQMFVPFGFVSFDNPASAQAAIQAMNGFQIGMKRLKVQLKRPKDANRPY
- the CELF3 gene encoding CUGBP Elav-like family member 3 isoform X23, with the protein product MKEPDAIKLFVGQIPRHLEEKDLKPIFEQFGRIFELTVIKDKYTGLHKGCAFLTYCARDSALKAQSALHEQKTLPGMNRPIQVKPADSESRGEDRKLFVGMLGKQQTDEDVRKMFEPFGTIDECTVLRGPDGTSKGCAFVKFQTHAEAQAAINTLHSSRTLPGASSSLVVKFADTEKERGLRRMQQVATQLGMFSPIALQFGAYSAYTQALMQQQAALVAAHSAYLSPMATMAAVQMQHMAAINANGLIATPITPSSAQSPAAPVDPLQQAYAGMQHYTAAYPAAYSLVAPAFPQPPALVAQQPPPPPQQQQQQQQQQQQQQQQREGPDGCNIFIYHLPQEFTDSEILQMFVPFGHVISAKVFVDRATNQSKCFGFVSFDNPASAQAAIQAMNGFQIGMKRLKVQLKRPKDANRPY
- the CELF3 gene encoding CUGBP Elav-like family member 3 isoform X12 gives rise to the protein MKEPDAIKLFVGQIPRHLEEKDLKPIFEQFGRIFELTVIKDKYTGLHKGCAFLTYCARDSALKAQSALHEQKTLPGMNRPIQVKPADSESRGDRKLFVGMLGKQQTDEDVRKMFEPFGTIDECTVLRGPDGTSKGCAFVKFQTHAEAQAAINTLHSSRTLPGASSSLVVKFADTEKERGLRRMQQVATQLGMFSPIALQFGAYSAYTQALMQQQAALVAAHSAYLSPMATMAAVQMQHMAAINANGLIATPITPSSGTSTPPAIAATPVSAIPAALGVNGYSPVPTQPTGQPAPDALYPNGVHPYPAQSPAAPVDPLQQAYAGMQHYTGPAAYPAAYSLVAPAFPQPPALQQQQQREGPDGCNIFIYHLPQEFTDSEILQMFVPFGFVSFDNPASAQAAIQAMNGFQIGMKRLKVQLKRPKDANRPY
- the CELF3 gene encoding CUGBP Elav-like family member 3 isoform X18; protein product: MKEPDAIKLFVGQIPRHLEEKDLKPIFEQFGRIFELTVIKDKYTGLHKGCAFLTYCARDSALKAQSALHEQKTLPGMNRPIQVKPADSESRGDRKLFVGMLGKQQTDEDVRKMFEPFGTIDECTVLRGPDGTSKGCAFVKFQTHAEAQAAINTLHSSRTLPGASSSLVVKFADTEKERGLRRMQQVATQLGMFSPIALQFGAYSAYTQLMQQQAALVAAHSAYLSPMATMAAVQMQHMAAINANGLIATPITPSSGTSTPPAIAATPVSAIPAALGVNGYSPVPTQPTGQPAPDALYPNGVHPYPAQSPAAPVDPLQQAYAGMQHYTAAYPAAYSLVAPAFPQPPALQQQQQREGPDGCNIFIYHLPQEFTDSEILQMFVPFGFVSFDNPASAQAAIQAMNGFQIGMKRLKVQLKRPKDANRPY
- the CELF3 gene encoding CUGBP Elav-like family member 3 isoform X10, with protein sequence MKEPDAIKLFVGQIPRHLEEKDLKPIFEQFGRIFELTVIKDKYTGLHKGCAFLTYCARDSALKAQSALHEQKTLPGMNRPIQVKPADSESRGGRFCAFGLCSSPPPEDRKLFVGMLGKQQTDEDVRKMFEPFGTIDECTVLRGPDGTSKGCAFVKFQTHAEAQAAINTLHSSRTLPGASSSLVVKFADTEKERGLRRMQQVATQLGMFSPIALQFGAYSAYTQALMQQQAALVAAHSAYLSPMATMAAVQMQHMAAINANGLIATPITPSSGTSTPPAIAATPVSAIPAALGVNGYSPVPTQPTGQPAPDALYPNGVHPYPAQSPAAPVDPLQQAYAGMQHYTAAYPAAYSLVAPAFPQPPALQQQQQREGPDGCNIFIYHLPQEFTDSEILQMFVPFGFVSFDNPASAQAAIQAMNGFQIGMKRLKVQLKRPKDANRPY
- the CELF3 gene encoding CUGBP Elav-like family member 3 isoform X4; its protein translation is MKEPDAIKLFVGQIPRHLEEKDLKPIFEQFGRIFELTVIKDKYTGLHKGCAFLTYCARDSALKAQSALHEQKTLPGMNRPIQVKPADSESRGGRFCAFGLCSSPPILRPRAWSYRKLFVGMLGKQQTDEDVRKMFEPFGTIDECTVLRGPDGTSKGCAFVKFQTHAEAQAAINTLHSSRTLPGASSSLVVKFADTEKERGLRRMQQVATQLGMFSPIALQFGAYSAYTQALMQQQAALVAAHSAYLSPMATMAAVQMQHMAAINANGLIATPITPSSGTSTPPAIAATPVSAIPAALGVNGYSPVPTQPTGQPAPDALYPNGVHPYPAQSPAAPVDPLQQAYAGMQHYTGPAAYPAAYSLVAPAFPQPPALQQQQQREGPDGCNIFIYHLPQEFTDSEILQMFVPFGFVSFDNPASAQAAIQAMNGFQIGMKRLKVQLKRPKDANRPY
- the CELF3 gene encoding CUGBP Elav-like family member 3 isoform X11 gives rise to the protein MKEPDAIKLFVGQIPRHLEEKDLKPIFEQFGRIFELTVIKDKYTGLHKGCAFLTYCARDSALKAQSALHEQKTLPGMNRPIQVKPADSESRGGRFCAFGLCSSPPPEDRKLFVGMLGKQQTDEDVRKMFEPFGTIDECTVLRGPDGTSKGCAFVKFQTHAEAQAAINTLHSSRTLPGASSSLVVKFADTEKERGLRRMQQVATQLGMFSPIALQFGAYSAYTQLMQQQAALVAAHSAYLSPMATMAAVQMQHMAAINANGLIATPITPSSGTSTPPAIAATPVSAIPAALGVNGYSPVPTQPTGQPAPDALYPNGVHPYPAQSPAAPVDPLQQAYAGMQHYTAAYPAAYSLVAPAFPQPPALQQQQQREGPDGCNIFIYHLPQEFTDSEILQMFVPFGFVSFDNPASAQAAIQAMNGFQIGMKRLKVQLKRPKDANRPY
- the CELF3 gene encoding CUGBP Elav-like family member 3 isoform X2, which codes for MKEPDAIKLFVGQIPRHLEEKDLKPIFEQFGRIFELTVIKDKYTGLHKGCAFLTYCARDSALKAQSALHEQKTLPGMNRPIQVKPADSESRGDRKLFVGMLGKQQTDEDVRKMFEPFGTIDECTVLRGPDGTSKGCAFVKFQTHAEAQAAINTLHSSRTLPGASSSLVVKFADTEKERGLRRMQQVATQLGMFSPIALQFGAYSAYTQALMQQQAALVAAHSAYLSPMATMAAVQMQHMAAINANGLIATPITPSSGTSTPPAIAATPVSAIPAALGVNGYSPVPTQPTGQPAPDALYPNGVHPYPAQSPAAPVDPLQQAYAGMQHYTAAYPAAYSLVAPAFPQPPALVAQQPPPPPQQQQQQQQQQQQQQQQREGPDGCNIFIYHLPQEFTDSEILQMFVPFGHVISAKVFVDRATNQSKCFGFVSFDNPASAQAAIQAMNGFQIGMKRLKVQLKRPKDANRPY
- the CELF3 gene encoding CUGBP Elav-like family member 3 isoform X17, with amino-acid sequence MKEPDAIKLFVGQIPRHLEEKDLKPIFEQFGRIFELTVIKDKYTGLHKGCAFLTYCARDSALKAQSALHEQKTLPGMNRPIQVKPADSESRGEDRKLFVGMLGKQQTDEDVRKMFEPFGTIDECTVLRGPDGTSKGCAFVKFQTHAEAQAAINTLHSSRTLPGASSSLVVKFADTEKERGLRRMQQVATQLGMFSPIALQFGAYSAYTQLMQQQAALVAAHSAYLSPMATMAAVQMQHMAAINANGLIATPITPSSGTSTPPAIAATPVSAIPAALGVNGYSPVPTQPTGQPAPDALYPNGVHPYPAQSPAAPVDPLQQAYAGMQHYTAAYPAAYSLVAPAFPQPPALQQQQQREGPDGCNIFIYHLPQEFTDSEILQMFVPFGFVSFDNPASAQAAIQAMNGFQIGMKRLKVQLKRPKDANRPY
- the CELF3 gene encoding CUGBP Elav-like family member 3 isoform X13, which encodes MKEPDAIKLFVGQIPRHLEEKDLKPIFEQFGRIFELTVIKDKYTGLHKGCAFLTYCARDSALKAQSALHEQKTLPGMNRPIQVKPADSESRGEDRKLFVGMLGKQQTDEDVRKMFEPFGTIDECTVLRGPDGTSKGCAFVKFQTHAEAQAAINTLHSSRTLPGASSSLVVKFADTEKERGLRRMQQVATQLGMFSPIALQFGAYSAYTQLMQQQAALVAAHSAYLSPMATMAAVQMQHMAAINANGLIATPITPSSGTSTPPAIAATPVSAIPAALGVNGYSPVPTQPTGQPAPDALYPNGVHPYPAQSPAAPVDPLQQAYAGMQHYTGPAAYPAAYSLVAPAFPQPPALQQQQQREGPDGCNIFIYHLPQEFTDSEILQMFVPFGFVSFDNPASAQAAIQAMNGFQIGMKRLKVQLKRPKDANRPY